AGAGGCTGTCGCCTCAGTTTGTGTGCTGACAGAACCACTGATCGCAACACGCCTTGGCTGAAGCTGGTACCCCCACGGTGCTGCCTCAGCCCGGAGCCCTGTGCAGCTGTGCTCTGGTGCCGTCCCATTGCTCTGCCCTGGGGTTGCCCCGGTGGTGGTTTGGGCACCTGGTGCTGCAGCCATGGGGCTGTGCCTTGCTGGGCTCCATGGGAACCACTGGCTGGCCCCAGTGGGAACTGGGCCTTGGGGCGGTGCTTTGGCCCATGGCGCAGCGGGGGggtgcattttggggtgcagggggcttTCCACGAGAGGTTGgtgcctgctgcttctgccaagGGCATTGCTCTTCCTTGATCTAGAACAAGGAATtcttaaaataccatttttcccttttcactcTTCCCATTGGGTGAACTTTTACAAATTTGTACAGTATTTGAATAATTTGTGTTGTGGGAACTAGTTTTTTTGCAGACGCACACCCAGCACTGTAGATTGTCAGTGCTGCCTGGAGACTTATCTCCACTGTGGGGGAAGAGAGTAATAGTGCATgtagtttggtttgttttggttttaccTATAGCAAGGCTTTTATAactaaaaatacctttaaactttatttccagttttactTGGtttgtaattatattttttggGGAATTCAGCAGGGGTGAATAGAGGTTTACTGTGTTACACTATTAGCACTTCTACTTGTGATAAACTTGTATCTGTTAAGACAGCTATAAACAATCAATTTATTTGCCATCATGATGCATTATTCATCTTTTATGTTAACAGGGGAGATGAAAATGTAGGCTCTGGGCAGGTTTAGGCTTGGTAAATTACAGTTTATAGATTTATTCAGTTTCTTCAATGCTTGTTAATCTCAATGGTCTGGTTCACAGATTTCCTGCTCATTTCCATTCCCCGCTCATTTGGATGGCCCTTGGTTGTGGAATTTGTGCGTAAAGGCTGGTCCCATTCAGAAGTGGTAAAGCACAGCTGTACAATTCTCATCTTCCTCAGTGCTTTTGGAGCTTAGAAAGCTGAAGTGCGAAGTGCCTCTGTGCATAAGGTCTTTTGCAAAGCTTGTAGGTTGCTTAATTTAACTGTTGTATGGGCTCTGGGAGGTGTAATTAGGCAAACCAAAGCTCACCAAGCTAGTCTGACTGCCTAGGAAACTGGTCTGACACCCTGGTTTTCACCAGTGTTATCTGTGGGTTATTGGGGGTCCCTGGATCAGGATATATGGGTTCAGGTAAGATGAAGTGTGCAcaagcttttctgaaatgtttgcaatttctgaaaggaaatgtttttagaaTTTTATGTATGAATATGCATGCAATTTCTAAGCTCTTCCCAAGCAAATGGCATGGTAAGAGTTTGTTCTGCTGTGTACAATCATTCTGTGTGTAATTTGTTCTCCTAGACCACAGAACTGCAGTGTGCCATCGTGAGTCTCCCACCTACGGGTGTTGGGGAAAAATAGCAGCAGTGATCAGTTGTCATAGGGGCTTATCATTTGaatccctgtgctgcagcaagcTGGTGCAGTATCACTTCCCCAGAACGTAGATTTGATTTGTCACAGATAACTTGAACTTTCCATCTCGGTAGAATGCCTTACAGTAGGAAAATATGGCTAAAGAAACAAGCCTTCCTTTCCTATCTCGACAATATCAGTTAAGGTCCAGCAACGCAAACCATTGTATGGCTTTATTTCCAAAGATGAGAACTGGGTATTGTGTGTCCAACAAGTTGGAGTTGAAAGAGACTTGGGAGGGGTGAGATGCTGCTGCTAGTGGGTGTGTGAGAGACAGTCAGCAGCTGAACACCGAATCTTAGCCACCCATGTTTTACTAGCCTCTGGATTAGAGAGCTGGTTTTGTAGAAGGGTAAAATTGCCTGCTTATGGTTGGTTACTTTGAGAACGTCAAGGGATAAGTTATTTTGCCTGTTGGGATCTCTTTGTTTGTTCACTTGATGCCCTGAATAACGTGTGTCTTGCAAAAGCATGCACAGTATGCTGCGTTGAGGTATCTGGTCCAAGTATGAGTAAGTTTGTTTGTGGTTGAAATGATTCTAAATATGGGAAGCTTGCCTATTGCCTAATATTCCCATGTCAAATACAAAGGAGATTAAAGATGAGGTTTATTTTGAGAGCTTTATACATACATGATGGGTACAGAGCTGGTGTACTTGCAGAGAAACACTTAAGGTGGTTGAGAATGTCACTGTGTAATGAAATCCAATTTTGGATAGCATTTTACTTAACGTAAAgttcattttttcaaaattgaGGGATTATTTTGCCTGGTACTACTAGTGATTCCTTTTGCACAAGTAGGAGGAGAGTTGAGGGGGTGCAGTACAAAGTGTAGCATGTATATTTGGTAAGAAATATGGGACTTTTACCACTGTTGAACCCTTGAGAGAACTATTTGGTCAGACAGCCGTTAACTTCGGTTTGAGGACATTTGAAAAAATTGAACTTTAGTTCTGTTCCACTGAATGGAAAACTTCATAAACAGTGCCTTTTCAAGGTACTGGGCATACTTGAGTGCTTAAATGTTAAAACTAATTCTCAAATTTCATCTTGTGAATTTCTTTGTTTGGGATATtcaattaaatgttttgtgtttcttttctggtattttCGCAAATGGTTTAGTTCAGCAAGTGAAAGCAATAGCTGTGCTTAAGCTGTAGgacttaaaaataagaaaatgagtTGGTATTCTATCCTGGGAAAAAGCAGTGTAGTGatctttttatttgtgtttttccttgttacttttttttaatggttataCAGTAAACATGATTACTGAGGTCCTATCCTGAAGTTTGCGTGTTCATTAAAAATGGCTAGTTTCTTATCTCACTAAATACACAGCAACTTAAAATTCAGCTTGAGAATTGTAGTGTAGTGTACCCGTTTGTTACAGTCAAGTGATCTGGATGGAATGTTTTGAAAGTACaatagtaaaaaacaaaacactcccaccccccaaacaacaacagaaaaaacaacacaaacctTTAAGGATTTCAGTTACATTAAGCATATCTTTACTCATTTACCCTGCAGCTTCCAATAGGTAAATTCCACTTCAGAGTAACTAGCAGAAATTCATCCCTTGTTAAATTTGCATGGCATAGATCTGTCTGTTCTGTGGAGCACAGCTGATAATCTACATGTAAAGTATCCACAGTTGGCATTACATATTTAGGGTTTGCTTCCATTTCTATCTAGTTTCTTTTGAACCTTCTTTGTAAATCAAGAAATAGTgtatgcagaagaaaacaaaatgcatttagaTGTAATCTCTACTCTatcctcattcttttttttcctctcttctcttacAGAAATGAGCCGTCAGACTGCTACAGCACTACCTACAGGTACTTCAAAGTGTACGCCATCACAGAGGGTGCCTGCACTGACTGGCACTACAGCTTCCAATAATGACTTGGCTAGTCTCTTTGAGTGTCCTGTTTGTTTTGACTATGTGCTGCCACCAATTCTTCAGTGTCAGAGTGGCCATCTTGTTTGTAGCAACTGTCGCCCCAAACTTACGTGCTGTCCAACTTGCCGAGGCCCGCTGGGCTCCATTCGTAACCTGGCTATGGAGAAAGTTGCCAATTCTGTACTATTCCCATGTAAATATGCCTCTTCCGGATGTGAGATAACTTTGccacacacagaaaaagcagaccATGAGGAGCTGTGTGAGTTTAGGCCTTATTCCTGTCCATGTCCTGGTGCTTCATGTAAATGGCAAGGTTCTCTGGATGCTGTAATGCCACATCTGATGCATCAACATAAGTCAATTACTACACTTCAGGGAGAAGATATAGTGTTCCTTGCTACAGACATTAATCTTCCTGGTGCTGTTGACTGGGTTATGATGCAGTCTTGTTTTGGCTTTCATTTCATGTTAGTAttggagaaacaggaaaaatatgatGGTCACCAGCAGTTCTTTGCGATTGTACAGCTGATAGGAACACGCAAGCAAGCAGAAAACTTTGCTTATCGACTTGAGTTAAACGGTCATAGGCGGCGATTGACTTGGGAAGCAACTCCTCGATCTATCCATGAGGGAATTGCAACAGCCATTATGAATAGTGACTGTCTAGTCTTTGACACCAGCATTGCACAGCTCTTTGCAGAAAATGGCAATTTAGGCATCAATGTAACTATATCAATGTGTTGAAATGGCAATCAAACCTTTTCAGGCCAGTGTTGAAAACAGTCGCATTTAACTTAGCAGAAACTAGGGTAACCATCGTTGACTGTCAGACAAATTATTTGGTAGATGGAGGATAGACATATATGAAggtaaataaaaggaaaggctGTTAAATTACAGGAAGCAGTTGCATGTAGTAACactaatatatttaaataagtcAACAGTAAAccactgaaaatatatatacacccaAAATGGGCATCTTTTGTATTAAGAATTGATTCTACAGGAAATGTtgtaaaataattctaaaaactTGTTTGTAGATTGATTGTACTGTTGAAAAGGATACTGTTTCGTGTTTTTGTTCGTgttcttttcctccccctttgACTGACAAGCCATGTTGAGCGGTTTGGTCTCTGGCCGCTGCGTCccgctcccctcctccccccctcctttgTAAGTCACTACATAgtattgctgctgtttgtgtatattttttgtgtatttgctaatttttattaacttctagtttttcattaaataaatatgactttcttttctgtaattcaggtttttctcttttttttgtatctttttaaaattaactacAGGTGTCATCTTTTGATATGCATAATTGCTATggtaaaattaatatttctgtatgtttgGTAAATTTTGTCTCTTTCCAGTAGTCAATTCATTGGTGATACTGTTCTTAACTGAGCTATTTTGTGAATGTATTGAACTTGAAAGGAGTAATTATGTTCAAAGATGTATCAGGAAAGAAAGCTCCTTTAAAAACAGGTCTAGATGTTGTTGTACTTTGAGTTATGATCTAACATAAATGAATTACCAAgatttttccaaattaaaaaaaaaaaaaaatcacgtttCAAATTTAGAGATGCTTAGAAACTCTATTGCATCCTTGTATTTGTTGGTTTTCCAGTACAAAGAAGGTATTGTCTTGCACAGTATTTGTAACCATAAAACAGaccatttgtttaaaaaaaggagaaaaaaaaaaaaaaaggcagtcagAATGAGATGTTTGCAgtctttttatatttctcattaaaagaaTACCTGGCAAattaaaatacaactttttgctttttgctttagCTCAAAGTTTGACACATTACTACTACACTCGCTCAATTTCTTGTCCTCACGTCTCTTGGTTGTTACTAAAGTAATTTCTTGAACTGATTTTTGTATATCGTTTTAGTGACATGATACACAGTCAGATGCAAGTAATCTCTTACAGGTATGATTCACCAGCCATAAAAGCTTTTGTAGGATACTGGGCTTTATGCAGACTGCCTATATGTGAAAAAATAACCATGAATGTATAATGGTATTTGTGTTACAAAACATAGACgcagagacaaaaaaagaataaggtGAAAAGCTGTTTCATCTTAAGCTATTTAAAGGAAATCTTTGTCAAACCTAGTAGTAATGGGCATCTGTTCAGAGAGGTAGTCTGGCTATGAATTACTTTTGTAAcacattaaaatacagtttatttacTGTGCACTGTCTTTAACTTTCTTATCAGAAATTGCTTTGTTAAGTGTTGTTCATATTATTTTGGTGCATAAGGTAAGTAGTTGTACAGGTAAAAGGAGCATAAAACTCATCAGGTTGGATACATACACTACTACAGAAACAATTGGTTTCgtgtaatgaaagaaaaaaatagttataatTTGTTTCTTAGGCTGTTGAAATTTTGCACAAATTTCAGTTAAAAGATGTACTGTAACAGTAGATAGatgtttcaaaacaaatctttcactctagcatttttttttctttaccaaatAGACAACTAATTATTTGCAGTCTTCTGAACTCAGTAATTACTCTCACCTAATTAAGCTTGTCTATATTTACCCAAGTTTTGTCTTCTTGTCTACTGACAGAAACTCAGCTAAATACGCAAATAGATTTTATAGGCATACATTTACTCACCAGCTCACCCATTCACTCCTCATTGGCTGGCTTGGACTGAAGTTTACCTGCCAAGGTTATCTGCTTTTCGGCTCAAGTTCTGTAAGGAAATCTGGCTAAGAACCTGTACGGGTTGCCCTAAGCAGCCTGATAGTTGCAACTGGAGTGTCACAGGGCTGTGTAAGCGTGCGAGTTACTTGAGATTGCTGCTGCTTGTACTCATGTTGTGTCCCCAAAAGAACTGTGAATCTTGAAACCTTTCTGCATTGATatacagtgatttttatttaggCTGGAACTTGAGAGTATGATTCTGAAGGGGACTAAAAAGGGCATTTATAATGAGCTTTAGAAGCTAACTGATATGGTCAGGCtgttttttcattgtgttttacAGATGACACGCTATAGCACAACTAACATATGCTGGACTTACTACTATGATGTAAATTGATACTCTATTTGGTGTaacagacaaaacaacaaaaacctatATGAAACATTTGATGCCCATTATCAGATGGAATGACTAAACAAATTATACTTAGGCCCAGATCCTCAAAAGTATTGGAAGCATAATTCAGTGGATCTCCTCTAAGTAGATTGAGGATCTGGTAAGTAAACCTTGCTCTGttatatatgaaaaaagaaaacgtACTAAAAATCTGTACAGCTTACTACCTTATCTAAAATAAATGGTGTATTAAAGCCTGCCAATGTCTTAGCATTagctatttattttagaaagtactatttttctttgctgtattgGGAGAGTATTCAAATTTGTCTTTAATAGATAAAATGCAGTAGATCTTATATTTATCCCCTATTACTACCTCCATTGTTTTTCattgccttgaaaaaaaaagccttaaaaggaaaatgtttgacAAATATG
The Anser cygnoides isolate HZ-2024a breed goose chromosome 12, Taihu_goose_T2T_genome, whole genome shotgun sequence genome window above contains:
- the SIAH1 gene encoding E3 ubiquitin-protein ligase SIAH1, translating into MTVITQSCEGFDGCYTEMSRQTATALPTGTSKCTPSQRVPALTGTTASNNDLASLFECPVCFDYVLPPILQCQSGHLVCSNCRPKLTCCPTCRGPLGSIRNLAMEKVANSVLFPCKYASSGCEITLPHTEKADHEELCEFRPYSCPCPGASCKWQGSLDAVMPHLMHQHKSITTLQGEDIVFLATDINLPGAVDWVMMQSCFGFHFMLVLEKQEKYDGHQQFFAIVQLIGTRKQAENFAYRLELNGHRRRLTWEATPRSIHEGIATAIMNSDCLVFDTSIAQLFAENGNLGINVTISMC